Proteins found in one Candidatus Nomurabacteria bacterium genomic segment:
- a CDS encoding transglycosylase domain-containing protein, with translation MSKSSKKKSRLGLKTKSSSAKNKALDSANIVNRNIGDRMRARKDLRARRRADQKARMPKNPIKRFVYYLKPKNFAAYWFNRDGAIRALKVAGVSLAVMMVFLLATFAYFRKDLPRNITNLDTCSQGASSLYYDNTGQTLLWASSGDVECYPVKLENINTHLQKAVIAIEDKDFYNHGGFSTAGVTRAFFNNLRGESTQGGSTITQQFVKNSLLSQEQTYTRKVKELILAIELERSYTKDEILNAYLNEISFGSTYAGAEAAARGYFDKPAKDLTLDESATLAALIPAPSYYSPTGDNTGELVERRNYVLQLMVDQGYITQDEANTAKEQDTIAKVVPKKSKFNNIIAPYFVLEAQKRLEEQYGATNIRKSGFKVTTTVDLRLQGYAEEAVKNGMATIVRGGGDNAAMVAVDAQTGKVLAMVGGRDFEYPGFGQINYATTPRSPGSTFKPYDYAALMTKSQNWGPGSILYDLKTNFGGGYSPDDYDKKQPGALSMRQSLGGSRNIPAIKAMYMAGIPYVHDTAKKMGLTSGVTGCYTPGVEDCQEILSTAIGDGGQVRLDEHVNAFATFSRMGNYKPITYYTKVEDNKGKVIYEWTDPAGERALDEQVAYSINNILSDGAARYVGLDNRVRINGVTTAVKTGTTNNSDNGWLMGFNTKIAAGVWVGHHENKTLSGFMEHKTAPIWREFFAKANKDLAGAGDKWTQPAGMKRVCLSPTTGYAAKSGGKCDIFPSWYKPQYPDSTKSATIDSISNKLATECTPERAKQAITSGGIRAELPTSDPNYNNWMNPIKARYGGAGGGLIPTDKDDIHTCDPADKPTVSLSEVQKKPDGSYSVTATIKKGKYPLTSVSFSINGTVLEGGSYDISDSVSIPFVFRPSGSGTQTITANVVDSVLYDASDATSFTVSAAPSASDDTPSPVLP, from the coding sequence ATGAGTAAATCCAGTAAAAAGAAGTCACGTCTTGGCTTAAAGACGAAGAGTTCGAGCGCCAAGAATAAAGCACTCGATTCTGCTAATATCGTAAACCGAAACATTGGTGATCGTATGCGAGCTCGTAAAGACCTGCGGGCGCGTAGGCGTGCTGATCAAAAGGCAAGAATGCCCAAAAACCCTATAAAGCGTTTTGTGTACTATTTGAAGCCAAAAAACTTTGCTGCTTATTGGTTTAACAGAGACGGTGCTATACGTGCTTTAAAAGTAGCAGGTGTAAGCCTTGCGGTAATGATGGTATTTTTATTGGCTACTTTTGCATATTTCAGGAAAGACTTGCCTAGAAACATTACAAATCTAGATACATGTTCGCAAGGTGCATCTTCACTTTACTATGACAACACTGGCCAGACTTTGTTGTGGGCAAGCTCTGGTGACGTAGAATGTTACCCTGTTAAATTAGAAAACATTAACACCCATCTCCAAAAAGCAGTTATTGCTATAGAAGACAAAGACTTTTATAACCATGGTGGCTTTAGTACAGCTGGGGTTACCCGTGCGTTCTTTAATAATCTGCGTGGTGAAAGCACCCAAGGTGGTTCTACTATTACACAGCAATTCGTTAAAAACTCTTTGTTATCACAAGAACAGACATACACGAGAAAAGTAAAAGAATTAATCTTAGCTATTGAGCTCGAGCGTTCGTACACAAAAGATGAAATCTTAAACGCATATTTAAATGAAATCTCATTTGGTTCTACCTATGCTGGTGCCGAAGCTGCCGCACGAGGCTACTTTGACAAACCAGCCAAAGACTTAACACTAGATGAATCAGCTACCTTAGCGGCTCTTATCCCTGCGCCATCGTATTATTCACCAACGGGTGATAACACGGGTGAACTGGTAGAGCGTCGCAATTATGTTTTGCAACTTATGGTAGACCAAGGCTACATAACGCAAGACGAAGCAAACACAGCAAAAGAACAAGATACAATTGCTAAGGTTGTACCTAAGAAGAGTAAGTTTAATAACATTATTGCACCTTACTTTGTGCTCGAAGCCCAAAAACGTCTAGAGGAACAATATGGGGCTACCAACATTAGAAAATCAGGGTTCAAGGTAACAACAACGGTAGATCTTAGACTGCAAGGCTACGCTGAAGAAGCGGTCAAAAATGGTATGGCTACAATTGTTCGTGGTGGCGGTGATAATGCTGCAATGGTTGCGGTAGACGCCCAGACAGGTAAAGTACTAGCTATGGTTGGTGGGCGGGATTTTGAATACCCCGGATTTGGCCAAATAAATTACGCAACAACTCCGCGTAGCCCAGGCTCTACCTTCAAACCTTACGATTATGCCGCCTTGATGACGAAGTCGCAAAACTGGGGCCCAGGTAGTATTTTGTATGACTTAAAAACTAATTTTGGTGGTGGTTATAGCCCAGACGACTATGATAAAAAACAGCCAGGTGCACTATCAATGCGTCAATCATTAGGTGGTTCTAGAAATATTCCTGCTATTAAAGCCATGTACATGGCAGGCATACCATACGTACACGATACAGCAAAAAAGATGGGGCTCACCAGCGGCGTAACGGGTTGTTACACGCCGGGCGTAGAAGACTGCCAAGAGATTTTATCTACTGCGATTGGTGATGGTGGTCAAGTACGCTTAGATGAACATGTTAATGCCTTTGCTACGTTTTCACGTATGGGAAACTATAAACCGATTACATATTACACAAAGGTAGAGGACAACAAAGGTAAAGTTATTTATGAATGGACCGATCCAGCCGGTGAACGTGCCCTAGACGAGCAAGTAGCATATTCTATCAACAACATACTTAGCGATGGCGCAGCACGATACGTAGGGTTAGATAACAGAGTAAGAATAAATGGTGTCACAACAGCGGTAAAGACTGGAACCACAAATAACTCTGATAACGGGTGGCTCATGGGCTTTAATACGAAAATTGCAGCTGGAGTATGGGTTGGTCATCACGAAAATAAAACACTAAGCGGATTTATGGAACATAAAACCGCACCTATCTGGCGTGAGTTTTTTGCAAAAGCCAACAAAGACCTAGCAGGAGCTGGCGATAAATGGACGCAGCCTGCTGGCATGAAACGAGTATGTCTTAGCCCAACGACAGGCTATGCTGCAAAAAGCGGTGGTAAGTGCGATATCTTTCCAAGCTGGTATAAACCACAATACCCTGACTCAACAAAGTCAGCCACGATTGATTCTATTTCTAATAAACTCGCAACCGAGTGTACACCAGAACGTGCCAAACAAGCTATCACAAGTGGTGGTATACGCGCCGAGCTGCCCACGAGTGACCCAAACTACAATAATTGGATGAACCCAATTAAAGCACGCTACGGAGGCGCTGGTGGTGGACTTATACCAACAGATAAAGATGATATTCATACCTGCGACCCTGCTGACAAACCAACGGTTAGCTTAAGCGAAGTACAAAAAAAGCCAGACGGTAGTTACAGCGTGACCGCCACGATTAAAAAAGGTAAATACCCGTTAACGAGCGTGAGCTTTTCTATTAACGGTACTGTGCTTGAGGGCGGGTCTTATGACATTTCAGACAGCGTGTCTATTCCTTTTGTCTTTAGACCAAGTGGGTCTGGCACACAAACAATCACAGCTAATGTTGTAGACTCTGTATTATATGATGCTAGTGATGCGACAAGCTTTACGGTGAGTGCTGCACCGAGTGCGAGTGATGATACTCCGTCACCAGTGCTGCCTTAG
- a CDS encoding TRAM domain-containing protein produces the protein MTDIIIIGLLLLIVVLVYKKPRKKITQPTGGASSVILDSCALIDGRVIELAKIGFMPKKIIVPQFIVKELQLLADGRDSYKRERARFGLNVVQQLQNDAELDVTIDETQPGKVTTDENLVALAKLTSAELFTTDYNLNQVATIEGVTVLNVNELAHAVRPVALPGETAHVTILQSGTNRDQGVGYLDDGTMVVVDGAIKDIGKSIQVTINKSHQTVAGKMLFAKKVSQPTIKAKNQTVASKDIKQRPFQQKRTNNTKKRSHIINSHTTTR, from the coding sequence ATGACAGATATAATAATTATTGGACTTCTCTTATTAATAGTAGTTTTAGTATATAAAAAACCACGTAAAAAAATCACGCAACCTACTGGTGGTGCAAGTAGTGTTATTTTGGACAGCTGTGCGCTGATAGATGGAAGGGTCATTGAGCTCGCCAAAATAGGGTTTATGCCTAAAAAAATCATTGTTCCACAATTTATTGTTAAAGAACTACAATTATTGGCTGACGGCCGTGATAGCTATAAACGTGAGCGCGCTCGCTTTGGCTTGAATGTCGTGCAGCAATTACAAAATGACGCTGAGCTAGACGTCACAATAGACGAAACACAACCGGGCAAGGTAACAACTGATGAAAACCTTGTAGCACTTGCCAAATTGACATCTGCTGAGTTATTTACCACCGATTACAATCTCAATCAGGTAGCAACCATAGAAGGTGTCACCGTGCTTAATGTTAATGAGCTCGCCCACGCTGTCCGACCAGTAGCGTTGCCGGGAGAAACTGCGCATGTGACAATTTTGCAATCTGGTACCAACCGTGATCAAGGGGTCGGCTACCTAGACGACGGTACTATGGTCGTTGTTGATGGGGCAATTAAAGACATTGGTAAATCAATACAGGTAACGATAAATAAATCGCATCAAACCGTAGCAGGAAAAATGCTATTTGCGAAAAAGGTTTCTCAACCAACCATTAAGGCTAAGAATCAAACAGTAGCATCTAAAGATATAAAACAACGTCCGTTTCAGCAAAAGCGCACAAATAATACTAAGAAGCGCTCACATATAATCAATAGCCATACAACTACACGGTAG
- the radA gene encoding DNA repair protein RadA, whose amino-acid sequence MVMPKAKTKYVCSDCGEAYGSWSGKCATCGAWNTIQQVLDVRGSTKGQQAVHSGSVLKATTINEQTAVSHSDRIPVGVADVDKVLGGGLVHGSVTLLAGQPGIGKSTLLLQLAYAIAQTSSLLYVSGEESAEQVAMRGKRISSAIDKNVVIATSNSANDIATTIVSGEYNVVIVDSVQTLATDEITGVPGSVSQVTNSAQLITLAAKQSNTAVILVGHVTKEGSIAGPKVLEHLVDVVLQLEGDRYAGFRVLRGIKNRFGSTNEAVILEMSDKGLHVVTNPSAALLSERQISDGSIVLATLEGTRPILVEVQALVNTTSYGYPKRAASGFDLNRLNLLVAMLERRTKLKLSDKDIYINIVGGIKITENAADLAICMAIASAAKGMQLSTDAVVFGEVGLSGEVRHVPWLEKRIQEAQKMGFTSVIGPRLQKSQTNSGLQYKEAKNIKTILNDTLMKG is encoded by the coding sequence ATCGTTATGCCAAAGGCTAAGACAAAATATGTTTGCAGTGATTGTGGAGAAGCATACGGATCCTGGAGTGGTAAGTGTGCTACGTGTGGCGCCTGGAACACTATCCAGCAAGTGCTAGACGTTCGTGGCAGCACAAAAGGCCAACAAGCAGTCCATAGCGGAAGCGTGCTTAAAGCAACAACTATCAATGAGCAGACCGCAGTCAGCCATTCAGACAGAATACCTGTTGGTGTGGCTGATGTAGACAAGGTGTTAGGTGGTGGTTTAGTACATGGTAGCGTGACACTGCTAGCTGGACAACCTGGTATAGGAAAGAGCACGTTACTACTACAACTTGCGTATGCAATTGCACAGACTAGCTCGCTTCTATACGTAAGTGGTGAAGAGTCAGCAGAACAAGTCGCCATGAGAGGCAAGCGTATTAGCAGTGCAATAGATAAAAACGTAGTTATAGCAACCAGTAACAGCGCAAACGACATTGCTACTACGATTGTTTCTGGTGAATACAATGTGGTTATTGTCGATTCAGTGCAAACATTAGCAACAGATGAAATCACTGGTGTGCCCGGCTCAGTCAGCCAAGTTACGAACAGTGCTCAACTGATTACGCTGGCAGCTAAACAGTCCAATACTGCGGTTATCTTGGTGGGGCACGTTACAAAAGAAGGTTCTATCGCAGGCCCAAAAGTTCTTGAACACTTAGTGGATGTCGTATTGCAGCTAGAGGGTGACCGATATGCAGGATTTCGCGTCTTAAGAGGCATAAAAAATAGGTTCGGCTCTACAAACGAAGCAGTCATTCTAGAGATGTCCGATAAGGGTCTGCATGTCGTTACAAATCCATCAGCAGCATTACTTTCAGAGCGACAAATCAGTGACGGTTCTATCGTGCTCGCAACCCTAGAAGGCACAAGGCCAATACTAGTAGAAGTACAAGCACTCGTTAATACAACAAGCTACGGCTATCCTAAGCGTGCAGCATCTGGGTTTGATCTAAACCGACTTAATTTGCTTGTTGCAATGCTTGAGCGCCGAACCAAGCTGAAGCTTTCTGACAAAGACATTTATATCAATATAGTTGGAGGCATAAAAATAACTGAAAACGCTGCCGATTTGGCTATATGCATGGCGATTGCTTCAGCAGCGAAAGGCATGCAACTAAGTACAGATGCTGTGGTGTTTGGCGAAGTAGGTTTAAGTGGAGAGGTGCGACATGTACCATGGCTAGAAAAACGCATTCAAGAGGCCCAAAAAATGGGTTTCACAAGTGTTATTGGTCCACGATTACAAAAGTCGCAAACAAATTCTGGTCTACAATATAAAGAAGCAAAAAACATAAAAACAATCCTTAACGACACGCTGATGAAAGGCTAA